Part of the Methanothermobacter sp. MT-2 genome is shown below.
CTGGGATGCCTGTTAATATAGCTGCCTTTAAAAGGTCCCTTTGGATCAATGCTAATATAGCCCCTAATATTATTATGATCATTATCAGGTATTCGATCATTGTTCCTCCTCCCCATAATAATAGGCGTTTGCTATTGCATGGGCTGCGAATGGTGCTAATATGAAGTATGTTACTGCTAGAAGCGGCTCATATAAGGTTAGAAGGGCTATGATGCATGCAACATCGGCCACTCCAAGGATGTGTATCCTTGCGTATAGTACCCTTGGGATGTTATCCTTGAATCTTAGGATGCCAGCGGCGCTTATCAATAATAGGATTGATGAGATCAATAGTATGGTGGATCTTATTATTGTGATGGGATCCATTTTTTATTCACCTCTCAAGACCCTTGCGAATGCTATTGTACCAATGGGTCCGAGTAGTACTAGGGCGTAGGCGATGTCTCTGCAGAATCCTATATTATAGATTCTGTTTATGATGATTAGGGTTGTTGCAATTGCAATACTTAATGCTGAAACTCCTACAAGGCCCATTGCTATTGTTTTTCTTGTTGCTATTCTGACAGCTGCTATTATGAATATTGCGAGGGATATGAGTAGAATATATTCTGAGATTAGTAGTAGGTTCATTTTTTCCCCCTCTTATTCGAGCATTTTTTTGATGTAGGGTTCAAATGGTATTATCTCCTTTTTTTCTTTTGGTATTATTGTGGCGACTTTTAATAGTCCTTTTTCTGAATCAAGGTCTATTGATAGTGTTCCAGGTGTTAGTGTTATGCTGTTGGCGAGTATGGTCTGGGATATGGGACGCTCTAGAATAGTTTCAATTTCAACCACTACAGGTTGTATGCCCCCTGTTAAAACCATCCTGGCCACGTTTAGGGCTGATTTGAGGATATTGTATATTAATATGATGAAATAGGCGATTCCATAACCGATTCTTGCTATGGACATTGTCTTTTACTCCCGAACAATTTGATAATTAACATGATTATTTATGATAATATAAATTTTTCTATCTCTCGCCTAACAAAAGAGTTTTTTAAAGGATAAATTTTTTTGTAACATCCTATAAATTCCAATATATATAATCTAGAAAGTTCCATATGCTGGATCTTTCACACACCTAACATAACCTCCCTTAATACGAATTGGAAGGTTTATAATCTTTTTCAATATCCTTGAATGAACGTTTACAAAATCCCAGATAATGTGAAAATATTCGCCACTGGCCCGTGAAAATTTAACAAAAAAACCCATCAAACCCTCCAGACCCGATAATTTTAAAAATGTATCCACAAACACAGAATATTGTACAATTCCAAATGTATTCTGCTGATCAAAGAACCATGAAAAATTATATAAATCTGAACGAATCTATCCGAACAAAATTTTCTCATCATCCAATAGAATGTTTATTTTCCTTCCCAACGTTCTATTATTTTTCTTGATACTTTAAGTGCAAGGGCTGCGGCGAGCAATATTGTGGGTAAACCTTGTGAACGAGGCGCTAATGAAAGATCGGCCACCCATAACCTTCTAGGCAACCATAAAGGCTTCATTGAATCCACATCTTCAGCCTTAAGAGGAACAGTACCTCCAAGGTGCCCACCATTATACATCCCCTTAATATATGGACCTGAAACCCCTGCTGATTCCATGATTTTTTCAGCTTCACTAATTGCCTTATCTATGCGCAGATGATCCTCCCTTTTTATAGTTTTTTCCACTTTTCCATCCGCAAAGACTGTTCCTTTCTCTATATCGGCAAGTTTTACCATCATGCCAACTCTATCTGTTATAGGAACGTTTCTCCATGGTTTATGGAACCAGTGGGAGAGAATATCAAAATATGGGGAAAGGATATAATCCTCATGTTTTGTATACCATGCCATTGGAGGTTCCTTGAGCTGATTAGCCCCTTTAAGAACACCCCCTAATGTAAGGACGATGTCAACCCATAAATTGTCTTTGGCAGGTAAACCTGATGCCTTCAGTATCTGGGCCGTGCCTATTCCTCCAGCAGCTAAAACCACAATATCTGCTTTTAAAGTTTTTGATTTGAACCTTGATCTCAATTTAACTCCTTTAACAGTTCCATTTTCTACTATAAGTTTTTCAACGGGTGATGATGTATGTAGTATGGCGCCTCCACGAATTGCATCATCTAAAAAATTTCTAGAGTCCCATTTCGCGCCATTAGCACATCCAAGCTCGCATAATCCACAACATATGCACTTTTCAGGGTCTATAGCCTTGTTTACAATTTTTGGTTTCAATCCGAATTCTTCTGCAACTTCAAACATTTTCTTTGTTATTGGCCTCCATTTTTCCCTTGGAAATTCTCTTATACCAATACTTTCCTCAATTTCTTCAAATTCTGGTGTGAGGTCAAGTCCAATTTCTTTTAGTCCGTGTTCAGCACGCGCTATATTGCCACAGGAAAGTACTGTGGAGCCGCCCATTGTCATGCCCCTTAAAAGTACAAGTTCATTTGATGAACGTGTGGCATTCATTGGAGGAAATATGCGGCTAATAATCCTTTCATCACCTAAAAGGCCTGTTTTTCTTAATGGTGTTGCCAATGATAAAAGTCTTCTGAATGGCTTGAATGTCCCTCCTGCCTCTAATATTGTTACTTTGAAGCCTTGGGCTGATAATTCACGTGCAGCTGTCGCTCCTCCTGCCCCGGTTCCCACAACTATTGCTTTCATCTTTTTACCTTTATATGAGCTATACATTCAGGTGAGCCGCTGGTAATCCTCTGTTTAAATTGCATGTTCATATTTTCATTGAGGCCATGAACTACGCCTTCATCCGCAGCACTTAAAACCATGCAAGTTTCTTTGGGATAATATTTGGATAATGCGCACCTATTTACAACCATGATCATGTTTCCATCTTTATTTTCTATTTTAAAGTCTATTCCAAGTATTTTATATAATATTTTGGCTGCGAGTTCAAGATCTTTAATATCGTCTCCCAGTCTAAGTTTTCGGCGGGCTTCACATCCTAATCCATAACCCTCCTTAAACATGGCCTTTCTTCCAACTTTAATGGCTTTTTCATATCCTAATCCTTTAATCAATCCTTTAACACGCCTATTATGTGCTATTGCCATCGAGGCTCTTCTTTCTTCGAGGCTTCCATTGAATTCTTCTTCTGGAATTTCCTCCACTTTTATGAGTTTATGCTTTTTTAAGAGCTTGTCCAGTCCATTTATGGTTGCTAATGCTATTTTGTCCAACTCTTTCTTTAAAATGAAATCTGGAGTCCAGATTGATGCAATTTTTAATATCATGAGCGCACCTTGATATGGCCAAAATGTAGTATTTTATCGGGTTTTGGACCATCTCCATAAATGAATTTAATAATGTCTTCATGACGTTTAATAATGGCTTTTCTTTTAAGTTTGAGGTTTGCGGTTAGATCAGCTCCTATCGCAAGGTCTTCATTTAAAAGGACCCATTTTTTGATCTCTTCTGGATGGGATAGTCTGGTATTTATCTTTTCAATGTTGTTATCTATATTTAGATTTATTTCTGTTTTTTCAGCCCATAAAAGCGCGCTACAGTAGGGTTTTCCATTACCGATTACCATGGCTTCTTTGATTCCTGGGATGTTTTTGAGCATTCCCTCATTTTTTAGTGGACTTATCGTTTTCCCATAAGAGTTGATTATAACTTCCTTTTTCCGGCCAGTGATTACAAGAGCTCCCTTTGGGGTTATGTGGCCGATGTCGCCGGTGGGGAGCCACCCATTTTTAAAGATATGATTTGAGTCGCTTTTATAGTAGCCTGGAGTTACTTGCGGTCCTTTTACCATTATTTCACCGTCTGAAGCTATTTTGATTTCTGTGGATGGTAGGGGTTCGCCTACTGTCCCTATTCTGTTTTTTCCTGGTCTGTTAATTGTTACGAGGGGTGCTTCAGTTAATCCATATGCATTGTGGATTTCAATACCAGTTTCATGGTAGGATTGGAGTAGATCATCGTTTATTGGTGCGGAGCCAACAATTAGTTGGGCGCATTTATCTAAGCCAGTTTTTTTGAGAATTTCTCTTTTAATTAGTTTTTTTAAGACTTTTTTGAGTATCCCCTTTGAATTGAGGTATATTCTTCCTGTTCTTGACTTTTGTAGGTTGCACCATACTTTTTCATAAAATCTGGGCACTGAAAAGAATATGTTAGGTTTTACTTTCCGGAGAGCTTTTACAAGGTCTTTGAAGTTTTCAAGGAAGTAGATTTTCAAGGAGGTGGGGGCGTAGTATGGTGAATATGTGCCGAATATGCCCTCGACAACATGGTTCATGGGTAAAAATGATAGATAAGATACTTCTTTGATTTTGTGTTTCCATGGGGGCATTGATGCAATGAATTCTGCCATCCATCTTAGATTTCCATGAGTAAATATGACTCCTTGTGGTTTTCCTGTTGTCCCGGAAGTATAACGTATAGTAGCAATGTCATTAAAATTTAAAGGAACGTCTATGATTTCTCTCGTTTCACCAATTTTAAGGAACTTTTCCCATGAAATAGCATTTGGATGGTCATTAATATTCTTATCATAGAATGATATGATTGGAATTTGTATTTCAAGTTTTTTAAGGTCTTTTAAAAGTCTTGGGGTGCCTGCGAAAAGTATTTTCGCGCAACTGTCATCTAATATTTCCCTGATTTCATCCAGGGGACTTGTATAATAGATTGGGACGCTTATGGCGCCTGCAAGGCCAATTGCAATATCCAATATAAAGTATTTTGTGCTGTTGAAACCTACTATTAATATTTTGTCACCTTTACGGATCCCCATTGCCTGAAGAGATTTTAAAGCTTTGATTATACTTTTATGGATATCTGCCGCGCTAAACCTTTTAATTTCGCCTTTGGTAATGTCATAATAGGTAATGGGCATGCTTCTACCTTTTAACCTGAATAGGGCTTGTTCATGGACTGTACGGTCGGACCTGTGTAAAAATCCATGATAGATAGCGAATTCAAGGATTTTAGGCAGAAAATCATGCCAGTCATGTTTATAGGGTCCAAGTATTTCTTCAGTGTTATCCCTCTGATATTCTCTGTTTTCATTAAAATAAGGGGAGAGAATGTTCATGGTTTCTAGTAATTTGGCTGTTCTTTTTCCAAATAAAGGGCTAAGAGATGAAATTTTTCGGATGACTGAAGTGCTTAATGGTATGTAAATGGGATCATTAGGCCTAAACTTAAGGTTTTCATATGACCATGCTTTAACAAATTTTATAAGTTCTTTTACAGTAGGAAGAGATTTGCTCGGCGCTGTTAAATGGAAAGTTTTATTTATTGCTCTTGAATCAAAATTCAAATTTACAACAGCATCTGCAACATAGTCTACAGGCACTAGATTAATTTTCATTGATGGAGAAACTGGAACTATTGGTAATTGCCCCTTTAAATAAAGCTTTAATAGTACATATATTGTGTTAAATGTTTTAACATATCCTGTGGAAGAATCACCCACAATCATGCTCGGACGAAAAATAGACACATCAAATCTTGATTTTCTTACTTCAATTTCGCTTTCAAATTTAGTCCTCTCATAATTACTTAAAAAACCATGCTTTGATGTTAAATTATCCTCCTCTATAACACCCATTTTGGCCCCGGCAACATAAGCCGTGGATATGTGGGAAAAACGTTCCAGTCCATGGTCTTCATGGATTAATTGGGCCAATTTTAATAGGTTTTGAGTTCCTTGTACATTTGTTTTTTGGAGTTCTTTCAATGAAGCTTTGAGTCTCCAATCCGCGGCAGCGTGAATTATGTGAGTAACATTCTTAACAAGCTTCTCATATTCCTTTTTTTCCAGACCAAGATTTTTCTCTGAAATATCCCCATTTAACACATGGATTCTGCCACCTATTTCCCCTAAAAGTCTTGGGAATTCCCACCATGCCCTATACAACCTGTTGGTAGCATCGTCTTTATTCTTGGCCCTTATTAAAACCATGATTTTATGTTTGCGCCGTTTAATGAGTCTTAGGGCAATTTGAGTTCCTAAAAAACCATTTGCACCAGTTAACAATATGAGTTTCATCTTTCCACTCTCCAGCCTCTTTCCTGGAGAAAATCTTTAAGTATCTTCGGGTTTCTGCTGGCACGATTAAAATGTTCAACAAATCCCCATTTTAATGTCCTTTCTTGCATTTTAGGATTTTCAAGCAATTCATCAACCCTTTTACTCAGATTATGCCAGAGTTCTGATGAAAGGCTGTCCAAAAGATAATCTTTTAGTCTCATTTCCATGTAAAGTCCTTTAAGACGAGTATCATGTCCTATTGCTATTTGGGGGATTAAAGCCTCAATTGACAAAACTGAAGCATGGTAACGGGAGGTTATGAGAAGTTCAAGGCCTCTGAGGATGTTTGTCATCTGGGAAGCGTTATATTCTTTTGATAAGAATATTTTTACCATTTCAGGATTTTCCATTTTATCTTTTATGCTTCTTGCCATTGGCTCGTCCAGTTCTTCCATGCAAATTAAAGCTATCCTCTTATCATGTTTTCTGATTATCCTATCAGCTTCTTGAGCCCATTTGAGAGCTAGTTGTTCGCTTCCTTGGATTCTTTCTTTTGAGCGGGAATAATAATAAGGCCACCTGTACAAGTTTTCTTTTTTACCCCATGGTCGTATTACTACTGGCCATAGATAAAAATCGACTGGCGCTAAACCTACCACTCCTTGATTTGGATTTGGCCAGATTTCCTCTAGAATGTTAGTATCTTCTTTTTCTGTTTTGAATGTGAATGCGCAGTCAGCTGTAGTTTCAATGGGTGCTTTGACTCCTATTTTTTCGAGTCTGCTCGCTGCTAGTCTTGCTCTTGTTAAAATTAGACTTGTATTGCTGGCTTCTCGTCTAACCAAAAACTTGTTTAAAGATGACAGGTGTCCGGCATCTACTGCATAGGCAATACTTGGTTTTTTAAAATTATAAGCACATCTTGTAGCCCATAAAAAGGCCCAGAGAAGTGCTGAAGTCCATGTGTCCATGTAGCAGCTTCCTTCAACTAATAAGAGAATGTCATGTTCTTTAACCAGCCTTCTTATATCAAAAAAGAATATAGGGGATATAGGGACAATTTTTAAAAATTTGTCTTCTTTAAGATAACGTCTCAAGTTTGCCTCATTTAATGTTGGGATAGTAATCGGTACCTTAGAGCCCACATTTGTCCTTATGTCATCTATTATGGAAAGCAGCCTTGCTTCAGAACCAGTGTTATTGGCACCATTATAGCCAGCTAAAAGAATTCTCGGAAAACATTTCATGGGATAAATTTCCACTACAAATTTTTACAAGTTATATTTCTCTTTTTTATTATTTATCTTTTTTCACCACCTCAAATGAATAGGATGAAAATCAGAAAAAGGTGTGCATAATGATATATCCTGCGCATATGATCCATATTATTATTAGAAAGCCGCCAAGGCCTTTTTTAAATGTTCTGGTTGAGAATGGTCTTAAAAATTTAACCCCACTAGGCGTATATAAATCAAGGATAACATGACTTACAAATCCTAGTAAAAACGGCCCCATAATATTATAAAGGTTCAAACCAGGAAATGGCGTGAATAAAACTCCAAAAACGCCCATAAGCGTGAATGGAATCAAAATTTTCTTGTTAACGAACAATAATCCTAGGAAGACCAATATCAATGCCAAGGCTTCTCTTTCTTTGGCTCCAAAGGTCCTGAAAAAAAAGTAAGAACTTACAACAAGAAGCATGAACAAAATCGATAAAACAAAGATGCCAAGTATCGAATGACTAAAACCCCTATGCCTCGAAAAATAAAAGATCAGCGCCAACACTATCAAAATAACCCCAATAAGATATGGTAGGCCAAGTAAATAGAAAATCGGAGTTATTATAAGTCCACTCAAGAACATGATTAAAACCCTTCTCCCCTTGATTGGATGATCAAAATCTAGGATTGAAGAGCCTAAAACTCCAAGTGCAAGGGCAAATATGTTCTGAAAAAAGAAAGGTAGAGTGAAAAGTAAGGCAAATATTACATGTTTTTTATAGGAGGACATGCATATCACTAGATTACATTGAAATATTTAAGGAAAATCTTCATTTGAAGGAGCGATCTTTCAAGGCTTCCAGGATTTAGCGACCCATTCTTTGATACGACCTCACAAGTAACGGCGCCTACACCACCAAGGTTGCATTCATCCTCAAGAGCTCCTTTATAATGCGAAGCCGCACTTTCATAACATATAACATCTGATGAACTCCTTCTACTTATATACTTTGCTATCAGATAACTTCTCCTACAAGGACTCTTAGAACAGAATATGCTCTCTCTCCCAGGATTACTCCGCGGAGCCGTTGAATGAAAATCTCCAATAGCATCCACACCTAAACCAAGCGCCATTTTAAATATTGTATTTGTCACAGAACCCGGAGCATGAGAAGAACGGTTAAGATCAACACCCTTAAACCAACGAATATTATTCATGGTCGACCAAGGCGCGGCAAAAGGTATAACATAAACAGTGCCATGAATATCCAAAGAACCAAGAAACTTTATAAGTTCAAGACTTGCAAGTTGCGGCGGAATCTCATTACCATGAACACCCGCAGTTACCATTACACAAGGCCTACCCCCTCCTAACTTGACGAGGGGCGTGCCCATCCTAGAACACTCAAACAAACCCCTAAAAGATGGGTTATCCCTAATATACCCTTTCATAATAGCATTTTTTTCCAAATAGCCGCCCGAACCCTTATATATGATCTTAATGTCTAGGGGGTTTGTCACTTATCTATCCCCCCCATTGTAGTATA
Proteins encoded:
- a CDS encoding energy-converting hydrogenase B, subunit C; translation: MDPITIIRSTILLISSILLLISAAGILRFKDNIPRVLYARIHILGVADVACIIALLTLYEPLLAVTYFILAPFAAHAIANAYYYGEEEQ
- a CDS encoding energy-converting hydrogenase B, subunit B, whose protein sequence is MNLLLISEYILLISLAIFIIAAVRIATRKTIAMGLVGVSALSIAIATTLIIINRIYNIGFCRDIAYALVLLGPIGTIAFARVLRGE
- a CDS encoding multisubunit Na+/H+ antiporter, MnhE subunit; the encoded protein is MSIARIGYGIAYFIILIYNILKSALNVARMVLTGGIQPVVVEIETILERPISQTILANSITLTPGTLSIDLDSEKGLLKVATIIPKEKKEIIPFEPYIKKMLE
- a CDS encoding glucose-methanol-choline oxidoreductase: MKAIVVGTGAGGATAARELSAQGFKVTILEAGGTFKPFRRLLSLATPLRKTGLLGDERIISRIFPPMNATRSSNELVLLRGMTMGGSTVLSCGNIARAEHGLKEIGLDLTPEFEEIEESIGIREFPREKWRPITKKMFEVAEEFGLKPKIVNKAIDPEKCICCGLCELGCANGAKWDSRNFLDDAIRGGAILHTSSPVEKLIVENGTVKGVKLRSRFKSKTLKADIVVLAAGGIGTAQILKASGLPAKDNLWVDIVLTLGGVLKGANQLKEPPMAWYTKHEDYILSPYFDILSHWFHKPWRNVPITDRVGMMVKLADIEKGTVFADGKVEKTIKREDHLRIDKAISEAEKIMESAGVSGPYIKGMYNGGHLGGTVPLKAEDVDSMKPLWLPRRLWVADLSLAPRSQGLPTILLAAALALKVSRKIIERWEGK
- a CDS encoding long-chain-fatty-acid--CoA ligase yields the protein MKLILLTGANGFLGTQIALRLIKRRKHKIMVLIRAKNKDDATNRLYRAWWEFPRLLGEIGGRIHVLNGDISEKNLGLEKKEYEKLVKNVTHIIHAAADWRLKASLKELQKTNVQGTQNLLKLAQLIHEDHGLERFSHISTAYVAGAKMGVIEEDNLTSKHGFLSNYERTKFESEIEVRKSRFDVSIFRPSMIVGDSSTGYVKTFNTIYVLLKLYLKGQLPIVPVSPSMKINLVPVDYVADAVVNLNFDSRAINKTFHLTAPSKSLPTVKELIKFVKAWSYENLKFRPNDPIYIPLSTSVIRKISSLSPLFGKRTAKLLETMNILSPYFNENREYQRDNTEEILGPYKHDWHDFLPKILEFAIYHGFLHRSDRTVHEQALFRLKGRSMPITYYDITKGEIKRFSAADIHKSIIKALKSLQAMGIRKGDKILIVGFNSTKYFILDIAIGLAGAISVPIYYTSPLDEIREILDDSCAKILFAGTPRLLKDLKKLEIQIPIISFYDKNINDHPNAISWEKFLKIGETREIIDVPLNFNDIATIRYTSGTTGKPQGVIFTHGNLRWMAEFIASMPPWKHKIKEVSYLSFLPMNHVVEGIFGTYSPYYAPTSLKIYFLENFKDLVKALRKVKPNIFFSVPRFYEKVWCNLQKSRTGRIYLNSKGILKKVLKKLIKREILKKTGLDKCAQLIVGSAPINDDLLQSYHETGIEIHNAYGLTEAPLVTINRPGKNRIGTVGEPLPSTEIKIASDGEIMVKGPQVTPGYYKSDSNHIFKNGWLPTGDIGHITPKGALVITGRKKEVIINSYGKTISPLKNEGMLKNIPGIKEAMVIGNGKPYCSALLWAEKTEINLNIDNNIEKINTRLSHPEEIKKWVLLNEDLAIGADLTANLKLKRKAIIKRHEDIIKFIYGDGPKPDKILHFGHIKVRS
- a CDS encoding polysaccharide pyruvyl transferase, which produces MKCFPRILLAGYNGANNTGSEARLLSIIDDIRTNVGSKVPITIPTLNEANLRRYLKEDKFLKIVPISPIFFFDIRRLVKEHDILLLVEGSCYMDTWTSALLWAFLWATRCAYNFKKPSIAYAVDAGHLSSLNKFLVRREASNTSLILTRARLAASRLEKIGVKAPIETTADCAFTFKTEKEDTNILEEIWPNPNQGVVGLAPVDFYLWPVVIRPWGKKENLYRWPYYYSRSKERIQGSEQLALKWAQEADRIIRKHDKRIALICMEELDEPMARSIKDKMENPEMVKIFLSKEYNASQMTNILRGLELLITSRYHASVLSIEALIPQIAIGHDTRLKGLYMEMRLKDYLLDSLSSELWHNLSKRVDELLENPKMQERTLKWGFVEHFNRASRNPKILKDFLQERGWRVER
- a CDS encoding predicted deacylase gives rise to the protein MTNPLDIKIIYKGSGGYLEKNAIMKGYIRDNPSFRGLFECSRMGTPLVKLGGGRPCVMVTAGVHGNEIPPQLASLELIKFLGSLDIHGTVYVIPFAAPWSTMNNIRWFKGVDLNRSSHAPGSVTNTIFKMALGLGVDAIGDFHSTAPRSNPGRESIFCSKSPCRRSYLIAKYISRRSSSDVICYESAASHYKGALEDECNLGGVGAVTCEVVSKNGSLNPGSLERSLLQMKIFLKYFNVI